A portion of the Hoylesella buccalis ATCC 35310 genome contains these proteins:
- a CDS encoding T9SS C-terminal target domain-containing protein, which translates to MGRHLHETAFLIVTALFIPVQSRAQSPGQVSGAEAWLKTVPLTTDLQGYYHWRDFSGDSVRTNLYDAKGAAYGGEFTQRHTWIRTFNFNPALNFSEGNQPKESLLKYSNLAQMTVIGVFAPTTTAYNKDEVLYAVSGRKGAGSLVSRDKAVGQQGIEPLNYGSTAGEDLLYSGSERQTAEEFKSTSPRIVSYIRAYAPVHSVWGEGRRATITTGTYRDGDVNFSTAFDKSLFGGGALNGYTPELIAYGRTLTPLERRQVETYLAIRYGITLNGSYYTGTGNLSWDRDESAAYHHRVTGIGRDDAGDLFQPLSTTSYEEAPRYSTEKTYDSFRDADPYGLPTSQRLLVMGREDGSPMPDGSFMIWGDDNAATTTVETEGKTPWHVMNRRWLVRTNIDSTEYRKDIWTQNGITVTSDGFMDAVSQNEPKEGAYIVSSPLDTGNGTMEYTNPRLHPAYNVGFTEASGTKCAYGFNVSARGEIRIVEDGTIQNRVLTGNTGGKSFIVRRKGNSVTLLIDGRGSKELQITIPVESTARAACMIFETTGGETALNIPRLRRNGFGDSGNMVELGYGVLAKGNKFAGTDYRNVFMLIDRGAGDKTDIHENIIIRCSRKDASREKLVFDNIFMDTDGSGSDTFTFACFDGILARLTPHNASCTGGKPRKDGSLDISMVVGLPSFSYSLLADSVENMEKGAVASRGNFTTKTYTVKNLLPGNYSLLIKQNAGIDITAESTGGVEYAHAVGRRKQGEVTWTIPSLTSDYRAGLCTTLGLGKNILHGFDVKNATAQVVVEGKPMGAAVTLNGGDALGIIFTPDTVSYTVNGIVVHRAAKKAGLGWLFGMGFNKGLSTIDGLSIDGGDFALTSVSRGVAYETRKAVEDSMAVIIGSECSPNVPKAQARSAENTSSIERQAHSALTVTRKDGTGMAFSAELRLAKETDAELLVYDTSGRLLSRTDMAGGTIKRADFTVPQTGVYVVKALTLEEEFTKKIMATY; encoded by the coding sequence ATGGGACGACATTTACACGAAACAGCATTTCTAATAGTTACAGCCTTATTCATTCCCGTGCAGTCCCGTGCGCAGTCACCCGGTCAGGTCAGCGGTGCGGAGGCATGGCTGAAGACCGTCCCCCTGACGACGGATCTGCAGGGGTACTATCATTGGCGCGACTTCTCGGGCGACTCCGTTAGAACCAACCTCTACGATGCCAAGGGCGCAGCCTACGGTGGTGAGTTCACGCAGCGGCACACATGGATACGGACTTTCAACTTCAACCCCGCCCTGAACTTCTCCGAGGGGAATCAGCCGAAGGAGAGTCTACTGAAATACTCCAACCTCGCGCAGATGACCGTCATCGGGGTGTTTGCCCCGACGACCACCGCCTATAACAAGGACGAGGTGCTATATGCCGTCAGCGGACGCAAGGGTGCGGGAAGCCTCGTGAGCAGGGACAAGGCGGTCGGGCAGCAGGGCATAGAACCGCTCAACTACGGAAGCACGGCCGGCGAGGACCTTCTTTATTCGGGGAGCGAGAGGCAGACCGCAGAGGAATTCAAGTCCACGAGTCCCCGCATCGTCTCATACATCAGGGCATACGCCCCCGTGCATTCCGTGTGGGGAGAAGGCAGACGTGCGACCATCACCACGGGAACATACAGGGACGGAGACGTCAATTTCTCGACAGCCTTTGACAAGTCCCTGTTCGGGGGCGGTGCGCTCAATGGCTACACGCCCGAGCTCATCGCATACGGCAGGACGCTCACGCCGCTGGAGCGCAGGCAGGTGGAGACCTATCTCGCCATCAGATACGGCATCACGCTCAACGGCTCATACTATACGGGGACTGGCAACCTTTCATGGGACAGGGACGAAAGCGCCGCCTACCACCACAGGGTGACGGGCATCGGGCGTGACGACGCGGGCGACCTCTTCCAGCCTCTCTCCACGACGAGCTACGAGGAAGCACCAAGATACTCTACTGAAAAGACATACGACAGCTTCAGAGACGCAGACCCATACGGCCTGCCGACGAGCCAACGCCTTCTCGTCATGGGACGCGAGGATGGCTCTCCCATGCCCGACGGCAGCTTTATGATATGGGGCGACGACAATGCCGCCACGACCACCGTCGAGACGGAAGGAAAAACACCGTGGCACGTCATGAACCGCAGGTGGCTCGTCAGGACGAACATCGACTCCACCGAGTACAGGAAGGACATCTGGACGCAGAACGGCATCACCGTCACCTCCGACGGTTTTATGGATGCAGTGTCGCAGAATGAGCCCAAGGAGGGCGCATACATCGTCAGTTCCCCGCTCGACACGGGAAACGGTACGATGGAGTACACCAACCCGAGACTCCATCCCGCCTACAACGTGGGCTTCACCGAGGCATCGGGCACGAAGTGCGCATACGGCTTCAACGTCAGCGCACGGGGTGAGATCCGAATCGTAGAGGACGGAACAATACAGAATCGTGTCTTAACAGGCAATACGGGCGGAAAGAGTTTCATCGTACGCAGAAAAGGAAACAGCGTAACCTTACTCATCGACGGCAGGGGCAGCAAGGAGCTGCAGATAACCATACCCGTTGAAAGCACGGCAAGGGCAGCCTGCATGATTTTCGAGACGACAGGCGGCGAGACTGCATTAAATATCCCAAGACTGCGCAGAAATGGATTCGGAGACAGCGGCAACATGGTCGAGCTCGGATATGGAGTCCTCGCCAAAGGCAACAAGTTCGCAGGCACGGACTACCGCAACGTCTTCATGCTCATAGACAGAGGTGCGGGCGACAAGACCGACATACATGAAAACATCATCATCAGATGCTCGCGCAAGGACGCGAGCCGTGAAAAACTCGTCTTCGACAACATCTTCATGGACACCGACGGCAGTGGATCTGACACGTTCACCTTCGCCTGCTTCGACGGCATTTTGGCACGGCTGACACCGCACAACGCGAGCTGCACGGGCGGAAAGCCGAGAAAGGACGGCAGCCTTGACATCAGCATGGTGGTCGGCCTGCCGAGTTTTTCATACAGCCTGCTGGCGGACTCCGTGGAGAATATGGAGAAAGGTGCCGTAGCTTCACGGGGAAACTTCACCACGAAGACATACACGGTGAAGAACCTGCTCCCGGGAAACTACAGTCTGCTCATTAAGCAGAACGCGGGCATCGACATCACGGCGGAGAGCACGGGAGGCGTCGAGTATGCCCATGCGGTCGGTCGCCGAAAGCAGGGAGAGGTCACATGGACTATTCCCTCGCTCACCTCCGACTACAGGGCGGGACTCTGCACCACGCTCGGACTGGGAAAGAACATCCTCCACGGCTTCGACGTGAAGAATGCCACGGCACAAGTCGTGGTCGAGGGTAAACCCATGGGTGCTGCCGTCACCCTGAATGGAGGTGACGCACTCGGCATCATCTTCACCCCCGACACGGTAAGCTATACGGTAAACGGCATCGTTGTCCACCGTGCGGCCAAGAAAGCTGGTCTCGGCTGGCTCTTCGGCATGGGCTTCAACAAGGGACTCTCGACCATCGACGGGCTGAGCATCGACGGTGGAGACTTCGCCCTGACGAGCGTTTCGAGGGGCGTGGCCTACGAGACGAGGAAGGCTGTCGAGGACAGCATGGCGGTAATTATCGGCAGCGAGTGCAGCCCGAACGTGCCCAAGGCACAGGCAAGGTCGGCAGAAAACACCTCCTCCATCGAGAGGCAAGCCCATTCTGCCCTCACCGTGACAAGGAAGGACGGGACCGGTATGGCGTTCAGTGCCGAGCTGAGACTTGCCAAGGAGACCGATGCCGAACTGCTCGTCTATGATACATCGGGAAGGCTGCTGAGCCGGACGGACATGGCGGGAGGCACCATAAAGCGTGCCGACTTCACCGTACCGCAGACGGGCGTGTACGTCGTTAAAGCGCTCACCTTAGAAGAGGAATTCACAAAGAAGATAATGGCAACCTACTAA
- the ltrA gene encoding group II intron reverse transcriptase/maturase, protein MNDKIKENLLDQSCAPTDNLQSNWDRIDWTKAEQAVKKLQARIVKAQKEGRHNKVKALQWTLTHSFYAKALAVKRVTSNGGGCTPGVDKEIWDTPKAKTQAITQLKRRGYQPMPLRRVHIKKSNGKLRPLGIPTMKDRAMQALYLMALEPVSETTADTRSYGFRKERCCMDAVQQCHNILRKGYSPEWILEGDIKGCFDHISHEWLLANIPMDKAILRKWLKCGYVFNKQMFPTEEGTPQGGIISPTLANMTLDGLQKALADRYKRHHVNGKLYSPMVNLVRYADDFIITCENKETLENEIKPLVAEFMSERGLTLSEEKTVITNVHDGFDFLGFNIRKYGKDILTKPTKKSEKRFMENIRKVIKENKGCRQESLIRMLNSKIRGWGGYYQHGATRDSFHRIDHQIFLSLWQWAKRRHSKKGKRWIKDRYWHDIRGNKWTFASKFKKPNGKEDQLTLLSLTSSFPFLQYTQIKGDMNPFDADCRLYFYKRKKSKMLVTLKGRKSLLYLWEKQGRKCPICGEPIDTHKAWNVMPTVQNGKKCNLLVHDECFKLSRKSNGNKK, encoded by the coding sequence ATGAACGATAAAATCAAAGAAAATCTCCTCGACCAATCGTGTGCGCCGACTGACAACCTGCAATCAAATTGGGACAGAATAGACTGGACTAAGGCGGAGCAAGCTGTTAAGAAGCTTCAAGCTCGTATTGTAAAGGCTCAGAAGGAAGGCAGACATAACAAGGTGAAAGCCTTGCAATGGACGCTTACCCACTCTTTTTACGCAAAAGCCTTAGCCGTAAAGAGGGTTACTTCTAACGGGGGTGGTTGTACTCCTGGGGTTGACAAAGAAATATGGGATACCCCTAAAGCTAAAACGCAAGCAATAACCCAACTCAAACGCAGAGGCTACCAGCCAATGCCGCTGAGAAGAGTTCATATCAAGAAGAGCAACGGCAAACTGCGACCGTTGGGAATACCGACAATGAAAGACAGAGCCATGCAAGCACTCTATCTTATGGCATTGGAGCCTGTATCAGAAACTACAGCTGATACTCGTTCATACGGTTTCCGCAAGGAACGCTGCTGTATGGATGCAGTACAGCAATGTCATAACATTCTCCGAAAGGGATATTCTCCCGAATGGATTTTGGAGGGTGACATAAAAGGGTGTTTTGACCATATCAGCCATGAGTGGTTACTTGCCAATATCCCAATGGATAAGGCAATACTCCGAAAATGGTTGAAATGTGGCTATGTTTTCAACAAGCAAATGTTCCCGACCGAGGAAGGAACACCGCAAGGTGGTATAATTTCTCCGACACTTGCCAATATGACTTTGGACGGATTGCAGAAAGCTCTTGCAGATAGATATAAGCGCCATCATGTTAATGGTAAGTTGTATTCACCAATGGTGAACCTTGTACGTTATGCGGATGATTTTATCATCACTTGCGAGAACAAGGAAACTCTTGAAAATGAAATCAAGCCATTGGTTGCTGAATTTATGTCTGAAAGAGGTCTGACCTTATCAGAGGAAAAGACGGTGATAACCAACGTGCATGACGGTTTTGATTTTCTTGGCTTTAATATCCGCAAATACGGCAAGGACATATTGACCAAGCCGACAAAGAAATCCGAGAAACGCTTTATGGAGAATATCCGTAAGGTAATTAAGGAGAACAAGGGTTGCAGACAGGAGTCGTTAATCAGAATGTTGAACTCTAAAATCCGAGGATGGGGAGGTTATTATCAGCATGGAGCGACACGTGATTCATTTCACAGAATCGACCATCAGATATTCCTCTCACTATGGCAATGGGCAAAACGCCGTCATTCCAAGAAAGGGAAACGGTGGATAAAAGACCGATATTGGCATGACATTCGAGGGAACAAATGGACTTTCGCTTCAAAATTCAAGAAACCAAACGGAAAGGAAGACCAATTGACATTATTGTCTCTGACTTCATCGTTTCCATTCCTGCAATACACGCAGATTAAAGGAGACATGAACCCGTTTGATGCAGACTGTCGTCTGTACTTCTATAAAAGAAAGAAGTCGAAAATGCTTGTTACGCTAAAAGGACGCAAGTCACTGCTGTACCTATGGGAAAAGCAAGGACGCAAATGTCCTATATGCGGTGAGCCTATTGATACGCACAAGGCATGGAATGTCATGCCAACCGTTCAAAACGGAAAGAAATGCAATCTGTTGGTTCATGATGAATGTTTTAAATTATCCCGCAAATCAAATGGAAACAAGAAGTAG
- the tet(Q) gene encoding tetracycline resistance ribosomal protection protein Tet(Q) translates to MNIINLGILAHIDAGKTSVTENLLFASGATEKCGRVDNGDTITDSMDIEKRRGITVRASTTSIIWNGVKCNIIDTPGHMDFIAEVERTFKMLDGAVLILSAKEGIQAQTKLLFSTLQKLQIPTIIFINKIDRAGVNLERLYMDIKTNLSQDVLFMQTVVDGSVYPVCSQTYIKEEYKEFVCNHDDDILERYLADSEISPADYWNTIIALVAKAKVYPVLHGSAMFNIGINELLDAISSFILPPASVSNRLSAYLYKIEHDPKGHKRSFLKIIDGSLRLRDVVRINDSEKFIKIKNLKTIYQGREINVDEVGANDIAIVEDIEDFRIGDYLGAKPCLIQGLSHQHPALKSSVRPNKPEERSKVISALNTLWIEDPSLSFSINSYSDELEISLYGLTQKEIIQTLLEERFSVKVHFDEIKTIYKERPIKKVNKIIQIEVPPNPYWATIGLTLEPLPLGAGLQIESDISYGYLNHSFQNAVFEGIRMSCQSGLHGWEVTDLKVTFTQAEYYSPVSTPADFRQLTPYVFRLALQQSGVDILEPMLCFELQIPQVASSKAITDLQKLMSEIEDISCNNEWCHIKGKVPLNTSKDYASEVSSYTKGLGIFMVKPCGYQITKDGYSDNIRMNEKDKLLFMFQKSMSLK, encoded by the coding sequence ATGAATATTATAAATTTAGGAATTCTTGCTCACATTGATGCAGGAAAAACTTCCGTAACCGAGAATCTGCTGTTTGCCAGTGGAGCAACGGAAAAGTGCGGCCGTGTGGATAATGGTGACACCATAACGGACTCTATGGATATAGAGAAACGTAGAGGAATTACTGTCCGGGCTTCTACGACATCTATTATCTGGAATGGAGTGAAATGCAATATCATTGACACTCCGGGACACATGGATTTTATTGCGGAAGTGGAGCGGACATTCAAAATGCTTGATGGAGCAGTCCTCATCTTATCCGCAAAGGAAGGCATACAAGCGCAGACAAAGTTGCTGTTCAGTACTTTACAAAAGCTGCAAATCCCGACAATTATATTTATCAATAAGATTGACCGTGCCGGTGTGAATTTGGAGCGTTTGTATATGGATATAAAAACAAATCTGTCGCAAGATGTCCTGTTTATGCAAACTGTTGTCGATGGATCGGTTTATCCGGTTTGCTCCCAAACATATATAAAGGAAGAATACAAAGAATTTGTATGCAACCATGACGACGATATATTAGAACGATATTTGGCGGATAGCGAAATTTCACCGGCTGATTATTGGAATACGATAATCGCTCTTGTGGCAAAAGCCAAAGTCTATCCGGTGCTACATGGATCAGCAATGTTCAATATCGGTATCAATGAGTTGTTGGACGCCATTTCTTCTTTTATACTTCCTCCGGCATCAGTCTCAAACAGACTTTCAGCTTATCTCTATAAGATAGAGCATGACCCCAAAGGGCATAAAAGAAGTTTTCTTAAAATAATTGACGGAAGTCTGAGACTTCGAGACGTTGTAAGAATCAACGATTCGGAAAAATTCATCAAGATTAAAAATCTAAAGACTATTTATCAGGGCAGAGAGATAAATGTTGATGAAGTGGGTGCCAATGATATCGCGATTGTAGAAGATATAGAAGATTTTCGAATCGGAGATTATTTAGGTGCTAAACCTTGTTTGATTCAAGGATTATCTCATCAGCATCCCGCTCTCAAATCCTCCGTCCGGCCAAATAAGCCCGAAGAGAGAAGCAAGGTGATATCCGCTCTGAATACATTGTGGATTGAAGACCCGTCTTTGTCCTTTTCCATAAACTCATATAGTGATGAATTGGAAATCTCGTTATATGGTTTGACCCAAAAGGAAATCATACAGACATTGCTGGAAGAACGATTTTCCGTAAAGGTCCATTTTGATGAGATCAAGACTATCTACAAAGAACGACCTATAAAAAAGGTCAATAAGATTATTCAGATCGAAGTACCACCCAACCCTTACTGGGCCACAATAGGGCTGACTCTTGAACCCTTACCGTTAGGGGCAGGGTTGCAAATCGAAAGTGACATCTCCTATGGTTATCTGAACCATTCTTTTCAAAATGCCGTTTTTGAAGGGATTCGTATGTCTTGCCAATCTGGTTTACATGGATGGGAAGTGACAGATCTGAAAGTAACTTTTACTCAAGCCGAGTATTATAGCCCGGTAAGTACACCTGCTGATTTCAGACAGCTGACCCCTTATGTCTTCAGGCTGGCTTTGCAACAGTCAGGTGTGGACATTCTCGAACCGATGCTCTGTTTTGAGTTGCAGATACCCCAAGTAGCGAGTTCCAAAGCTATTACAGATTTGCAAAAACTGATGTCTGAGATTGAAGACATCAGTTGTAATAATGAGTGGTGTCATATTAAAGGGAAAGTTCCATTAAATACAAGTAAAGACTATGCCTCAGAAGTAAGTTCGTACACTAAGGGCTTAGGCATTTTTATGGTTAAGCCATGTGGGTATCAAATAACAAAAGACGGTTATTCTGATAATATCCGCATGAACGAAAAAGATAAACTTTTATTCATGTTCCAAAAATCAATGTCATTAAAATAA
- a CDS encoding ATP-binding protein has protein sequence MERSGNFYKAIRLGYILISILIGCMAYNSLYEWQEIEALELGNKKIDELRKEINNINIQMIKFSLLGETILEWNDKDIEHYHARRMAMDSMLCRFKATYPAERIDSVRSLLEDKERQMFQIVRLMDEQQSINKKIANQIPVIVQKSVQEQSKKPKRKGFLGIFGKKKEVTPAVSTTILHSVNRNVISEQKVQDRQLSEQADSLAARNAELNRQLQELICQIEEKVQTELQSRENEIVAMREKSFMQVGGLMGFVLLLLLISYIIIHRDAKSIKQYKHKTTDLIRQLEQSVQRNEALITSRKKAVHTITHELRTPLTAITGYAGLIRKEQCEDKSGQYIQNILQSSDRMRDMLNTLLDFFRLDNGKEQPRLSPCRISAITHTLETEFMPVAVNKGLSLSVKTGHDAIVLTDKERIIQIGNNLLSNAVKFTEEGGVSLITEYDNGVLTLVVEDTGTGMTEEEQKQAFGAFERLSNAAAKEGFGLGLAIMRNIVSMLGGTIRLDSKKGKGSRFTVEISMQEAEEQLGYTSNTPVYHNNKFHDVVAIDNDEVLLLMLKEMYSQEGIHCDTCTDAAALMEMIRQKEYSLLLTDLNMPDINGFELLELLRSSNVGNSPTIPVVVATASGSCNKGELLAKGFAGCLFKPFSISELMEVSDRCAIKATPDGKPDFSALLSYGNEAVMLEKLITETEKEMQAVRDAAKEKDLQKLDSLIHHLRSSWEVLRADQPLNVLYGLLRGDALPDGEALSHAVTAVLDKGVEIIRLAEEERRKYEDE, from the coding sequence ATGGAGCGGTCAGGAAATTTCTATAAGGCAATACGGTTGGGATATATACTTATCTCCATTCTTATCGGATGTATGGCATATAATAGCCTCTATGAATGGCAGGAGATAGAAGCATTAGAACTTGGCAATAAAAAAATAGACGAGCTCCGAAAAGAAATAAACAATATCAATATTCAAATGATAAAATTTTCTCTATTGGGTGAAACAATACTGGAATGGAACGATAAAGATATCGAGCATTACCATGCACGGCGTATGGCAATGGACAGTATGCTCTGCCGTTTCAAGGCCACCTATCCAGCAGAGCGCATCGATAGTGTGCGCAGTCTTTTAGAGGATAAGGAACGACAGATGTTCCAGATAGTCCGGTTAATGGATGAACAACAATCTATTAACAAGAAGATAGCCAATCAAATTCCGGTTATTGTACAGAAAAGTGTGCAGGAACAGTCCAAAAAGCCAAAACGAAAAGGTTTCTTAGGCATATTCGGCAAAAAAAAGGAAGTAACTCCAGCAGTATCAACCACTATCCTTCATTCGGTCAATAGAAACGTAATCAGCGAACAGAAAGTGCAGGATCGCCAATTGTCGGAACAAGCCGACAGCCTTGCAGCTCGTAATGCAGAACTTAACAGACAACTGCAAGAATTGATTTGCCAAATAGAAGAAAAGGTACAAACCGAACTGCAAAGCCGGGAAAACGAAATAGTTGCCATGCGTGAAAAGTCATTTATGCAAGTAGGCGGTTTAATGGGATTCGTTCTTCTATTGTTGTTAATTTCCTACATCATCATACATCGTGATGCAAAAAGCATTAAACAATACAAGCACAAGACAACTGATTTGATAAGGCAACTGGAACAATCCGTACAACGGAACGAGGCACTGATAACGTCAAGGAAGAAGGCGGTACATACTATCACCCATGAACTGCGCACACCGCTGACAGCAATAACAGGCTATGCCGGACTGATACGGAAAGAACAGTGTGAGGATAAGTCCGGGCAGTATATCCAAAACATACTGCAATCCTCCGACCGTATGCGGGATATGCTTAACACTTTGCTTGACTTCTTCCGCCTGGACAACGGCAAGGAACAGCCCCGTCTGTCACCCTGCCGGATTTCAGCAATCACGCACACACTTGAAACGGAGTTCATGCCTGTTGCCGTGAACAAAGGGCTGTCCTTGTCCGTGAAGACTGGACACGATGCCATTGTATTGACCGACAAAGAGCGAATAATACAAATCGGGAATAACCTGCTGTCAAACGCTGTCAAGTTCACAGAAGAAGGCGGTGTTTCTTTGATTACTGAATATGATAATGGAGTTCTGACACTGGTCGTTGAAGATACAGGTACAGGCATGACAGAAGAGGAACAGAAACAAGCGTTCGGTGCGTTTGAACGTCTATCAAATGCCGCCGCAAAGGAGGGTTTCGGGCTTGGGCTTGCCATAATGCGTAATATTGTGTCGATGCTTGGCGGAACAATCCGTTTAGACAGCAAGAAAGGGAAAGGCAGTCGTTTCACAGTTGAAATTTCTATGCAGGAAGCTGAAGAACAGCTTGGATATACAAGCAATACACCTGTTTATCATAACAATAAATTCCATGATGTTGTCGCCATTGACAATGATGAGGTATTACTTCTGATGCTGAAAGAGATGTATTCCCAAGAAGGAATACACTGCGACACTTGCACCGATGCTGCGGCACTGATGGAAATGATACGCCAGAAAGAATACAGCCTGTTGCTGACAGACTTGAATATGCCCGATATAAACGGTTTCGAATTGCTGGAACTGTTGCGTTCGTCCAACGTGGGCAATTCACCAACAATCCCGGTGGTTGTGGCAACCGCTTCGGGCAGTTGTAACAAAGGGGAACTATTGGCAAAAGGCTTTGCCGGATGCCTGTTCAAACCGTTCTCCATATCGGAACTGATGGAGGTTTCCGACAGGTGTGCCATAAAAGCGACACCGGACGGGAAACCGGACTTTTCCGCCTTATTGTCCTATGGCAATGAAGCCGTCATGCTGGAAAAGTTGATAACTGAAACAGAAAAGGAAATGCAGGCGGTACGGGATGCAGCAAAAGAAAAAGACCTGCAAAAGCTGGATTCCCTGATCCACCACCTGCGCAGTTCGTGGGAGGTGCTCCGTGCCGACCAACCGCTGAATGTACTTTACGGATTGCTTCGTGGCGATGCTCTCCCGGATGGTGAAGCGTTAAGCCATGCCGTGACTGCCGTGCTGGATAAGGGAGTGGAAATAATACGGTTGGCAGAAGAGGAAAGGAGAAAATACGAAGATGAATAA